In Lepisosteus oculatus isolate fLepOcu1 chromosome 28, fLepOcu1.hap2, whole genome shotgun sequence, the following proteins share a genomic window:
- the arf2a gene encoding ADP-ribosylation factor 2a, with the protein MGNVFANLFKGLFGKKEMRILMVGLDAAGKTTILYKLKLGEIVTTIPTIGFNVETVEYKNISFTVWDVGGQDKIRPLWRHYFQNTQGLIFVVDSNDRERVNEAREELTRMLAEDELRDAVLLVFANKQDLPNAMNAAEITDKLGLHSLRQRNWYIQATCATSGDGLYEGLDWLSNQLKNQK; encoded by the exons ATGGGGAATGTTTTTGCGAACCTGTTCAAAGGCTTGTTTGGGAAGAAGGAGATGAGGATCCTGATGGTGGGGCTAGATGCAGCAGGCAAGACCACCATCCTGTACAAACTCAAACTGGGCGAGATTGTGACCACCATCCCAACAATTG GTTTTAATGTAGAAACAGTAGAATACAAAAACATCAGCTTCACAGTGTGGGATGTAGGTGGTCAAGATAAAATCCGACCTTTGTGGCGTCACTACTTCCAGAACACACAAG GGCTGATCTTTGTGGTGGACAGCAATGACAGGGAGCGAGTGAATGAGGCGCGGGAGGAACTCACAAGGATGTTGGCGGAAGACGAGCTGCGGGATGCCGTGTTACTCGTTTTTGCAAACAAGCAG GACTTACCGAATGCCATGAACGCTGCAGAGATCACAGACAAGCTGGGGCTCCACTCCCTTCGCCAGCGGAACTGGTATATCCAGGCGACCTGCGCAACCAGTGGAGACGGGCTCTACGAAGGGCTGGACTGGCTATCCAACCAGCTCAAGAACCAGAAATGA